The DNA region GAACGCCGGCCGGGTCGGCGTCGCAAACTACTAGGTCTGCGTGGAACCCGCGTTGCACCCGGCCCCGGCCCGGCAGGCCGAACCGCTGGGCGACGCCGGCGGTTTCTTCGCACCACGCTTCAACGGTCGTGGGCGCCGGAGCGTCGAGGCGCGGCGCGGCGGTCGTGTCGACGACCGGCATCCCCACCGAGCGGGCGAGGTCCGTCTGGTCGGCGTCGTCGTCGTCGCAGAGGACCGCCACCACGTTTGCTTGGAGGAACCTGAGCAGGGTTGTAGGAGTGAGCTCTGCCGCGGCGCCAACCAACGCCACGTTGACGGCGGGCCCATCCAGCGAAGCCTGAAAATCGGCCGCATGCCCCGCGGCGATCTCGTCGGGGGTGACCGGCGCCAGCAGCGTGGTCGCCCCACACCGCAGCGCCCGAGAGTAGACCGCGTCGCCGAGGCTTGAGAGGTTGTCTGCAATGCAGATCCGGCCCGGGAGACACACCGCGCCTGCGGCCGAGAGGGTACGGACCCCGCCGTGCGCGGTCAGGTCGCCGATCTCTGCGATCACCCCCTGCGCGGCGTCGGGGCGCAGCAGCGAGCGACTTGGAAAATTGACGCCGAGATCGATCTTGGCCGGGCCGACCGACGCGCGTTCGATCAGCAGGTCGAACAGGCGGTGCTCGCCCTGCCGCTTCAACGACGTGTACCCCACCGGGTCTGCCTGACGGAATGAATCGTCCGCCAGCGCGAGCAGCGCGGCCCGCATGCCCAGTTCGTGCAGGTCTGCCATCGGCGGGTCCCCCGGGCGGCTGCCCCCCGCTTCGATCAGCACGGTGGCCACCCCCTGGCTCTGGAACCACTCGCCGAACGCGGTGGGCATGTAGTCCGCGTCGTAGCGGGTGACCCTGCCGTCGCAGTGCGGCCAGACCGCTTCGCGGATCACGGCCGCTAGCTGCGTCGCCTGCTCGACGCTTGGGGAGGACGTGCCCGCGTGGTCGCGTGGGGGGGCGAGCAACGCCACCGCCACCGGCGCCGCGCGGTCCGCCAGTCGGGTGCGGTGGTTCTGATTGTGGAGGTTCAGGGCGTACGCCGGGCGGAAACGGTCCACCAGGGCGTGCAGCGTTCGGCCCTCGGGGGTGGCGAGGTCACGCGCGTCGCGGTTGATGTCGATTCCTTGCGCGTTGTGCCGCGTGCCGCGCACGGCGCCGTCGGGATTGAGCATGGGCACGAGGCCGAGCGTGAGGCCATCGAGGATCGCCGCGCTCGCATCGGTCGTGGGTTGGCTTAGCAGCCATTCGACCAGCCGCACCAGCACGGTGGTGTGCGTCTCTTCGTCGCCGTGCATTTGCGACCAAGCGAGCAGCCGCTTGGGCCCGCGGCCCAGCCCGAGCAGCGTGATCGGACGGCCCTCGTGCGACCGGCCAACCCGCGTGCAGGTTACGGCGCCCGGGAACCGCTTCGGGAGCTCCGCGATCCAGGCGGCCAGCGCCGGGTAGGCCCACGGCCGGTGGGCGCTCGCGGCGCTCTTATCGTCGGGGGGCCCGAGTCGCTCGCTTTGGGTCATTGCGGCGCCGTGTCGGGCTGGTTCAGAAACTGCCGGTGTTGATCTTCTGCCCAGAGAGCAGGTTCTTGCGGAACGCCTGCGGCGTCCGCTCGTTTTCTTTCTTAAACGCCACCCCAAAGCGGGTAGCGTTGGAGAAGCCGCACGCCAGCCCGACCTCGGTGATCGACAGCTCCGGCTTGCCAAGCAGTTCTTGGGCGCGTTCCAACTGCACGCGGCGGATCTCCTTGGCCGGCGAACGCCCCAGGTAGTGCCGGAACTGGATCTCCAGCGTGCGGCGCGAGATGGGGATGTCTCGGAGGATATCGTCCACCACGATCCCCCGGCAAGCGTGCTTGCGGATGAACCGCAGGGCGTCGACGATCATCGAGTCGTCGATCGCCAGCAGGTCGGTCGACTGCCGACTGGTGACCCCGCGCGGCGGGATCCGGATAGGCTCCTTCGGCGCGGGCTCTCCGGCGATGATCCTATCGAGCAGCTCGGCCGCGTCGTGGCCGATCTTCTCGCTCGCGACGTTGATGTTCGACAGCGGGGGGGTCGAGACCTCACACATCAAGTCGTCTGCGTCGCCGGCGAGGATCGCTACGTCGTCGGGGACGCGCACGCCGGTGAAGTGGCAGATTTCTGCGAGCTGGCGCGCTTGGTGCGCCTGGACCGTCAGCACGGCCACGGGGCGCGGGAGCGAGCTGAGCCAACGCGACGCGCGTTGCTGTTGTTCTGCCCAGCTCAAGATGCGTCCGGCGCGGTACCCGGGCTTGTACTCGATGCACTCGTAGCCGGCTTCTTTGACGATCTCTCGGAACGCCTCGCCCCGCTTCTTGGAGTACTGATGGCTCGGCGGAGCAAAGTAGGCGAAGTGGCGGAAGCCGCGGTCGAGCAGGTGCGCCAGCGCCATGCGGCCCAGCTCTTCTTCATCCGTCACTACCGAAGGCGCCCCCGTCAGGTCGTCGTACAAATCGTCAACGTTCACCACCGGCATGCGGCGGGCCGCGATCTGCTCCAACTGCAACCGGGTGCTGAGCCGGGCAATCACCCCCGCGCCGGTCCACCCGTCCGGCAGCGCAGAACGCTGCTCATGGTCCCGCGGATCGATCAGCAGGTGCCAGTCGCCGTGCGTCTCTGCGTAGTTCGCGATGCCGCGGATCACGCTGCATCCGGAAGAGGTGTCGGTTTCCACCAGCACGGCGACACTGCGGACCCCCGCCTGCAGCACGGGGCTCCGTGGCGTGGCGTTAGCGGCGAGCGACGAGGTCGGCGTCGGCATAGTGGGTCTTTCCATCCCGATGGTGTCTTCATGTTGGCGGCGTCCAGCCCTGGCCAACGACGCGTTTGACTACTAGTCTCCTGTGATAGCTTTAGTCTACTAGACGTGGATCGGTTTGTCTGCGCTTATGCGAGTGCGGATATCTGTTTTTCTGATTTCGGGTTGACGATTTTTCGGCCGGACTGATCGGCCCACGCGACCCGCATCGCGGCGTTTGCCGACGGAAGCCGCACTTAAGGAGCTCGCTCGGTTTGGGAAAGAAGTCGATCGTGGCGGTTGGATTGATGAGCGGCACCTCCGCCGACGGCGTCGACGCGGCGCTGCTGCATACCGACGGTGAGTCCGTGATCGACGTGCGGGGCGGCATCACGCTCCCCTACGACGACGATATGCGCAGCCGCTTGCTCGACGCGTCGCAGCACGATGCGCCGACCGTCGAATTGCTCCGCCTCGAGCGCGACGTCACCATGCACCATGCGGCCGCGGTCGCCAAGCTGCTCTCCAAAGCGGCTCCGTCGGACCGCAAACCAGAGGTGGTCGGCTTCCACGGCCACACGATCCGGCACGTGCCGCGCGAAAACCTAACGATGCAGATCGGCAACCCCTGGCTGCTGTCGCAAGAAACCGGCTTGCGGGTGGTTACGGACTTCCGCCGCAACGACATCGCGCTCGGCGGCCAAGGGGCGCCCCTGGCTTCGATGTTCCACCAGTCGCTGTTCGTCGACGAAGCGCCGCCTATCGGCGTGCTCAACCTGGGGGGCGTGGCCAACATTACTTGGCTGGGACCCAACAACACGATCATCGCGGGCGACACCGGACCCGGGTGCGGGCTGCTCGACGAGTGGGTGCAAGAGATGGCGGGCATGCCGCACGACCGCGACGGCAAACTCGCCCTGGCGGGCGAGGCGCATCGTGAGATCGTGGAGGAGGCGCTGGCGGAAGAGTTCTTCACCAAGCCGCTGCCCAAGAGTGCGGACCGGTTCGAGTTCGACCATATCGACGTCTCGATGCTGTCGATCGAAGACGGCGCCGCGACGCTCTGCGCCGTCACCGCGGGGGCCATCTACGCGGCCGCGCGAAAGCTGCCGGCGATGCCTTCGACGCTCTGGGTGACCGGGGGCGGGGTCCACCACCCGCTCATCATGAAGATGCTGGCCGACTTCTTCGGCTCGGTGCGCTGCGTTTCGGAGCGCGGACAAAACCCAGACACCCTCGAGGCCGAGTGCTTCGCGTGGCTGGCGGTGCGGCACCTTCGTGGACTGCCGCTCACGATGCCGGAAACCACCGGCTGCAGCGAGGCGACCTGTGGCGGCACGGTTACTTGCGGCTGCCCGGCGTGATGCGCCAGTGCACCTGCGGATCACACGCGGCGGCCGCCAACAGCAGCCCGCCGAGCGTCGCGTCGTAGACCACCTCGACGCCGCGGACCGCAACCCCGCCGTCCAGCAGCGCCCGCCGCACCCCGTCGCGGAGCGGCTCGCAATGCGTTAGCACCCCCCCGGCCAGCGCCAGGGAGACCTCCCCCCCAGCGACGCCGGCCCGTCTTGCGGCGCGTGCGCCGATCTCGCCCAGCTCCTGCGCGGCGTTGGCGATCAGCGATAGGCAGCGGCTGTCGCCGCCGGCGGCCAGCCCGATCACGACCGAAGCCAGCGAGGCGATCTGGGTGCGGGCCTGCGGCAGGCGGTGGATCACGCCGGGGACGAGCGCTACGTCGGACGCGTCGAAGCGGGCGAGCACGGATTGCGCAAGCTCCGAGGCCGGCGCCGCTGCTTCTGCTTCCGCGAGCACGGCGCGCACCGCTGCGCGGCCAAGGGAGTAGCCGCTGCCGTCGTCACCCAGCAGGTAGCCCCACCCGCCGGCGAAGCAGGGCGCGCCCGCGGCGCCGCGGGCAATCGCCACCGAGCCGGTCCCAGAAATAATCCCCAGGGCCGGCCCGGGCCCGGCGGCGGCAAGCACCGGCGCCCAGTCGGCAACCGCGTCGACGCGCCCGGCGAGTCGCCGCTGACGCCCCCATTCCGACACGCGCCGGTGCATCTCACCCGAGGCGGCGCCGGCGACGGCCAGCAACGCAGCGTCTAGCGGCTGCTGCTCGCAGCCGGCGTGGCGCCGCGCCTCGGCGATCGCTGCTTCTATCGCTTCGACGGCGTGGTCAAAGCCGGCCGAGAGGGGGTTGCCCGGTCCGGCGGCGCCGCCGCCCAGCGGGTGGACCTGTCCGTCGGCGTCGGCGCGCGCGATCGTGGCGCGGGTGCCGGTGCCGCCGGCGTCGACGGCCAGCAGGAGCCTTGATTCGGCGCCAACAGGGTGCGTTTCCACGGGCGCCGGGCCTTGCGCGTTCGGGCCGCGCTCTAGTGAGATTTTCCGTTGCTCGATTCGGAGGCAGCCGCGGCGGCGAGCGCGCGTCCGATGTGCCCGCCGTAGGCGGCCAGCAGCTCGCGGGCGCGTTCGGGGGCCAGGTCGGCCTGCCAAGCGACGATCGCGGTCTTGACCTCTCCCTCGCACGTCTCGAGTTGCTTGATGGCTTGATCGGCCTCAAGCCCGGTCGCTTCGCTCACGATCCATCGCGCGCGTTCGGCGAGTTTCGAGTTGGTCTGCTGGACGTCGACCATCAGGTTACCGAACGTCTTGCCCAATTGCACCATGACGCCGGTGCTGATCATGTTGAGCACCATCTTGGTGGCGGTGCCCGCTTTCATGCGTGTCGAGCCGCTGAGCACCTCTGGGCCGACGATCGGTGCGATCACCAGGTCGGCCTGCATGGCGACTTCTGCGTCGCGATTGCAGGTGAGGGCGATGGTGAACGCGCCGCGGCTGCGGGCGTAGGAGAGGCCGCCGATCACGTAGGGGGTCCGGCCGCTGGTGGCGATGCCCACCACCGCGTCGTCGACAGAGACGTTGTGACCCTTCAGGTCTTCGATCGCCAGCGCCTGGCTGTCCTCAGCGCCCTCTACCGCTTTGAGCAGCGCCGATGGCCCGCCGGCGATGATGCCGATCACCTGGTTCGGATCGGAGTTGAACGTGGGTGGGCACTCGGCCGCGTCGAGCACGCCCAGCCGCCCCGAGGTGCCGGCGCCGAAGTAGAAGAGACGCCCCCCTGCTTCGAGGCGCTCGGAGACAACCTCAACCGCCCGGGCGATCGCCAGTTCTTCTTCCGCGATCGACGCGGCGATGCGTGCGTCCTCTGCGTTGATCAGCCGGACGATCGCGAGCGGCGATAACGAATCCAAGTCCGTCGAAGCCGGATTGCGGGACTCGGTGGTCAGCGATTGAAGCATAGGAAAGCCGAGGCTCGGCGGTAGTGCTGCGGCAGCCGGGTAGAAGCGGTAGCGACGACAAGCTAAGCCGCCTGCACGGAAGCCAGAGGCGAATACGAGGCGCCTCAACCGTGCCTAAGCATCTTAAATCGCTGGTTGGCTAAGGCACAATCGAGATGCGCGAATCGGATAGAATGCTGCGCGTGACGCTCCTTTGCGGCGTTTAATATTGAGCCACCGCCCCCCGCAACACGCGGGTTTTCCCCGGTGGACGCCCCGACTCTGCCAAGAGAAGTTCGCTTGCTTGCACCCGAGTTAGCCCCGGCCGACTACGCCGTGATTGTCGCCTATCTAGGCGTCATGACGATTGCCGGCGTGTGGTCGGGCCGGTCGAACCGTTCCGAAGAAGGATTCTTTCTAGGCGGGCGCGGGCTCCCCTGGTGGGCGCTCTTGGCGTCGATTGTCGCTACCGAAACCAGCGCGGTCACTTTCTTAAGCCTCCCCGGCAAGACCTACGCCACGGACGGCAGCTTTGCCTTCCTGCAGCTTGCGTTGGGGTATGTCATCGGCCGGGTGATCGTCGCCAAGTTCTTGCTGCCCGAGTACTTTCGCGGCCGGATCTTTACCGCTTACGAGGTGCTGCAGGAGCGTTTCGGGCCGGGCGTGCGGCTGCTTGCCTCATCGGTGTTCTTAATCACGCGCAACCTCTCCGACGGGCTGCGGCTGTTCTTGGCGGCACTGCTGCTTCAGGCGGCGCTAGGCATCGGTTTTACCCCTTGCGTGCTGGTGATCGCCGGCGTCACTACCGCCTACGCCATGTTCGGCGGCGTATCGGCGGTTGTCTACAACGATTTTTTTCAGTTTGTTGTTTACATGCTCGGCGCCATGGTCGTGCTAGGGATGCTGCTGGCGCAAACGCCCGACGGCGCCACGGGGCTGGTGGAGTTCGCAGCGAGCACGGGCCGGCTGCGGGTGTTCGACCCCAGTTGGTCGCTCACCGCCCCCGACATCACGCTGTGGTCCGGCTTGATCGGCGGCGCCGTGCTGACGATCGCCACGCACGGCGCCGACCAGATGATGGTGCAGCGGTACTTGTGCGCCAGGTCGGAGCGTTCGGCGGCGCTTGCGCTGGTGCTTAGCGGGCCGCTGGTGCTGCTGCAGTTCGCCCTCTTCTTGGTGATTGGCGTTGGGCTGGCGCAGTTCTACGCCACCCACCAGGTTGCCTACGAAGTGGCGGCGGGCGACCGCGTGTTCCTTACCTATCTGGTGCAAGAACTCCCCACCGGGCTGCGTGGGCTCTTGATCGCCGCGGTGATGGCGGTCGTGATGTCGACCCTGTCGAGCTCGCTCAACTCGTCGGCCGGCGTGGTGGTGAACGACCTCATGGGCGATAAGCTTCGCAGGCGGGGCGCGGCCGCGACGATGGTCGCGGCCCGCGGGCTAACCCTCGCGTTCGCCGCGTTGCAGTCGACTGTGGCGATCGTCGCCTACGAGGGGAGCCTCAAGAGCGACGTCATCGACGCCGTGTTGGCGATCGCCGGCTTCTCTACCGGGCTGCTGCTGGGGCTCTATGTGCTGGGGATGCTGGTGGGCCGGGCAAGGCCTCTGGTTGGGATGATCGCCTTCGGGGGCGGGTTGGCCGTCACCTGTGCCGCTGTATTTCTGTCGCCCCTGAGCTGGCCGTGGTATTGCTTGGTCGGATCATCGTCGACGCTAGGGATTGGGCTGCTGCTGACCGGCGGCCGAGGACACCCGTTGGAGGAAGCATGACAAGTCGCCGATTGGTTGCAGCAACATGGGGATTCATCGCCGTTCTTATCAGCGCCGCGCAGTGCGACGCGGGCCGCGCGGTGGGAGACGCGTGGGGGGTTGCGACGGTCCACCCCATCGCTACGCAGGCCGCAGAGGACGTGTTCCGCGAAGGGGGCAACGCGCTCGACGCGGCGGTGTGCGCCGCGCTCACGCTGGGCGTCGTTGACAATCACAACTCCGGCATCGGGGGCGGCTGCCTCATCCTGGTACGCACGCCGGACGGCGAGATCCTGGCGATCGACGGCCGCGAAACGGCGCCCGCCGCGGCCAGCCGCGAGATGTACTTCGTGGACGGCGTCGCCGACACCGCGCTCAGCCAAACCGGCCCGCTGGCTATCGCGACCCCCGGCGCCCTAGCCGCCTACCAGCTCGCGTTGGACAAGTGCGGCTCGCGCCCGCTGGCCCGGCTGCTGGCGCCGGGCGCCCGTGCGGCGGCCGAAGGCTTCCCCATCGACCGCAACTACGCCAACAGCATCCGCAAGTACGCGGCCGAGCTGCTGGCCAACGCGGGGCCTGACGACCCGCGCCTGCACGCCGACCACTCGCCGCTCCGCCAAGGCGAGACGCTGGTGCAGACAGACCTCGCCAACACCTACCGCAAGGTCGCCGAGAACGGCGTCGACTGGTTCTACCGCGGCCCCTTCGCGTCGATCACTGATCACTGGATGAAACAGCACGGCGGAGTGATGAGGGCCGAAGACCTTGCCAACTATCAAGCCAAGCAGCGCGAGCCGATCCGCTCCACGTACCACGGCTATACCGTTGTCGGGTTCCCGCCCCCCAGCTCGGGCGGCATCCACATCGCGCAGCTGCTGGCGTTGATGGAGCCCTACGACCTGCGGGCCATCTCCCAGAAGTCGCCGGCCGATGGCGTCCATCTGGTTGCCGAGGGGATGAAGCTGGTGTTTGCCGACCGCGCGTACTGGCTGGGCGACGCAGACTTCGCCGAGGTTCCCAAAGGGCTGATTGACCCCAAGTACCTGGAGGGACTCGCGGCCAAGATCTCGCCAGACCACGCCACCCCCGTCCCGCGGCACGGCACGCCCAGCGGCTGGAGCGGCGACTTGTTCGGTCGGCACACCACCCACATCGCCGCCGCCGACGCAAAGGGCTACTGGGTGGCGATCACCGCCACCGTGAACACGTCGTTCGGATCCAAGGTGGTTATCCCGGGGACCGGGGTCGTCATGAACAACGAGATGGACGACTTTTCCATTCAGCCAGGCGTGCCGAACGCCTTTGGGCTGGTGGGCGCCGCGAACAACGCCGTCGAGCCCGGCAAGCGTCCCCTCTCGAGCATGACCCCCACGATCGTACTAAACGACGCGGGCGCCCCGGTGCTTACCGTCGGCGCCGCGGGGGGGCCGAAGATCATCACCCAGGTGGCGCTGGCCGTGCTGCGGACCCTGGGCAAAGGAGAGCCGCTGGAGCAGGCCATCGCGTCGCCCCGATTCCACCACCAGTGGCTGCCCGACGAGCTAGGCCTAGAAGCCGGGACTCCCCCGGAAATTCGCCGGGCCCTAGAAGCCAAGGGCCACAAGACATACACGCTGCCCACGGCCGGCGTCACCCAGGCGATCGGGCTCGACGCACAGGGGCGCTTCATCGCGGTGAACGACCCGCGAGCCGCCGGCAAAGCAGCGGCGCAGTAGCGGCGGTTCGGTGGCCGATCGCAAACATCTTTTAATCACCTCGAAGAGACTCCCAGAATGCGACTCCAAACCGCGCCCAGACTGCGCAACCTACTCGCAGCAGCAACGGTGCTCCTACTCCCAATAGCAGTCGCCCTGCGGGCGGCCACGCCGCCCGGCAGCCAACCCCACGGCGGCCTCGCCGGCAAGATCGTCTACCTGCACGGCGGCCACGGCTACACGGCCGACGCGCCCGGCCGAGGCGACTGGGGCTCTCAACGGCCGCTGCTGCTGGGGATGATCGAGGACCTCGGCAACAAGGACCAGATGGACTTCCTTGCCGACTACCTGTGGCGTTCGGGCGCCACCATCGCTGCGCTGCGGCCCGTGGGGCATCAGCCCAACGAAGTCGTGCTCGACAACGCCGACCCCGCGGTCACCTTCCACGGCGACTGGTCCGACGGCGCGGGTCCCATCTGGTTCGGCGGCGCCGGCGAAGGAGACCCCGGCGTGGCGCCTTTCCGCATTGCCCAGACTTCGCCTCAAGAAACCGCCTACGCCCGCTACCGGCCCAAGATCGCCGAGGCGGGCTTCTACCCGGTCTACTGCTGGACCCCAGTCGGTGACGATCGGGCCGCCGATCAGCTCTACCGCATCCACCACGCCGGCGGCGATACCGAAGTAGCCGTGAACCACCGACGCGTTGGCGCCGGCACGGTCTATCTCGGGACCTTCTACTTTGAGGCCGGCGACGGGGGGTACGTCGACGTCAGCAACCGCTCCGACGACGCCGGCAAGATCGTGGTGGCGGACATGATCCGCTTCGGCAACGGGCGGGGCGACATCGACCGCGGCGGGGGCGTTTCTGGGCTCAACCGCGAAGACGAGGCGGGCCTGTACTGGGTGCAGTGGCACGCCGATCGCGCCCACGGTGTGCCCACAACCACCTACCGCGAGCTCAAGAGCGACCGCGACGCAACGATCTCCTTGGCGCCCCGCTACGCCCGGTTCATGAACCGAGCCCAAGACGGGGCGCCCTCCGACCGGGTCTTCATCAGCTTCCATTCCAACGCCAGCGAGGGGGGCGCCCAACGCGGCGTGCTGGGCCTCTACAACGGCAATGGACGCGCGTCGGCCACCACCCCCAACCAGTTCCGACTGGCGGAGCTGCTGGCCCGCGAGGTGAACGACGACCTCGTCGCCCAAGCAGGCCGTTTTGAGCACGATTGGTTCGACCGAGGCAAGAATGTAACCCTGGACCGTACGGACCTCGAGTTCGGCGAGATCAACAACGAGTACGGGCTCGATGAGTTTGACGCGACGATCATCGAAACCGGCTTTCACGACAACCGCCAGGACGCCGAGATGCTCCGCGACCCGCGTGTCCGCGACGCGCTCGCCCGGGCTACGTACCAAGGCTTGCTGAAGTACTTCGCAGAGGTCGACGGCGGCAACACCAACGCCACGGCCCTCCCCCCTGCCCCGACCGGTCTCTGCGCCGCCGGATTGGCGGCTGGCGAAGTGACGCTTTCTTGGGCGCCCCCGGCAACAAGCGGGTCCGACACCCACGGCGCCAAATCCGCCGCCTGGGCCGGCGGGCCGCCGACCGGCTACCGGGTCTACGCGTCCCCAAACGGCTACGGCTTCGACGTCGAGGCCGACGTGCGGGATGGCGCCGCTACCGCGTGCACGCTCGCCGGGCTCGAACCGAACCGGCTCACGTTTTTCTACGTAGTCGCCACGAACGCCGGCGGCGAGTCTTCGCGCTCCCACGTGGTCGCTTGCGTACCCAGAGGTAAGGGCCCGCGTGTGCTTGTCGTCGACGGCTTCGATCGCAACGACCGCACACTCAATCCAACGCAGAAGGCCCTGCAGGGGGGCGACGTAGAACGCGTCTGGCCGCGTGGCGGCAACACTCAGGACTACGTGGTCCCAACCGCTGCGGCGCTGCACGCCGCGGGGCCCGATCTCGCAATTGATTCGGCCTCCGACGACTCCGTCGCTTCCGGC from Pirellulimonas nuda includes:
- a CDS encoding M14 family zinc carboxypeptidase; the protein is MTQSERLGPPDDKSAASAHRPWAYPALAAWIAELPKRFPGAVTCTRVGRSHEGRPITLLGLGRGPKRLLAWSQMHGDEETHTTVLVRLVEWLLSQPTTDASAAILDGLTLGLVPMLNPDGAVRGTRHNAQGIDINRDARDLATPEGRTLHALVDRFRPAYALNLHNQNHRTRLADRAAPVAVALLAPPRDHAGTSSPSVEQATQLAAVIREAVWPHCDGRVTRYDADYMPTAFGEWFQSQGVATVLIEAGGSRPGDPPMADLHELGMRAALLALADDSFRQADPVGYTSLKRQGEHRLFDLLIERASVGPAKIDLGVNFPSRSLLRPDAAQGVIAEIGDLTAHGGVRTLSAAGAVCLPGRICIADNLSSLGDAVYSRALRCGATTLLAPVTPDEIAAGHAADFQASLDGPAVNVALVGAAAELTPTTLLRFLQANVVAVLCDDDDADQTDLARSVGMPVVDTTAAPRLDAPAPTTVEAWCEETAGVAQRFGLPGRGRVQRGFHADLVVCDADPAGVLGGLREVLVGGIEALHPSGTAGGVLLRRTLGAANEP
- a CDS encoding AraC family transcriptional regulator; translated protein: MERPTMPTPTSSLAANATPRSPVLQAGVRSVAVLVETDTSSGCSVIRGIANYAETHGDWHLLIDPRDHEQRSALPDGWTGAGVIARLSTRLQLEQIAARRMPVVNVDDLYDDLTGAPSVVTDEEELGRMALAHLLDRGFRHFAYFAPPSHQYSKKRGEAFREIVKEAGYECIEYKPGYRAGRILSWAEQQQRASRWLSSLPRPVAVLTVQAHQARQLAEICHFTGVRVPDDVAILAGDADDLMCEVSTPPLSNINVASEKIGHDAAELLDRIIAGEPAPKEPIRIPPRGVTSRQSTDLLAIDDSMIVDALRFIRKHACRGIVVDDILRDIPISRRTLEIQFRHYLGRSPAKEIRRVQLERAQELLGKPELSITEVGLACGFSNATRFGVAFKKENERTPQAFRKNLLSGQKINTGSF
- a CDS encoding anhydro-N-acetylmuramic acid kinase encodes the protein MAVGLMSGTSADGVDAALLHTDGESVIDVRGGITLPYDDDMRSRLLDASQHDAPTVELLRLERDVTMHHAAAVAKLLSKAAPSDRKPEVVGFHGHTIRHVPRENLTMQIGNPWLLSQETGLRVVTDFRRNDIALGGQGAPLASMFHQSLFVDEAPPIGVLNLGGVANITWLGPNNTIIAGDTGPGCGLLDEWVQEMAGMPHDRDGKLALAGEAHREIVEEALAEEFFTKPLPKSADRFEFDHIDVSMLSIEDGAATLCAVTAGAIYAAARKLPAMPSTLWVTGGGVHHPLIMKMLADFFGSVRCVSERGQNPDTLEAECFAWLAVRHLRGLPLTMPETTGCSEATCGGTVTCGCPA
- a CDS encoding BadF/BadG/BcrA/BcrD ATPase family protein, whose translation is METHPVGAESRLLLAVDAGGTGTRATIARADADGQVHPLGGGAAGPGNPLSAGFDHAVEAIEAAIAEARRHAGCEQQPLDAALLAVAGAASGEMHRRVSEWGRQRRLAGRVDAVADWAPVLAAAGPGPALGIISGTGSVAIARGAAGAPCFAGGWGYLLGDDGSGYSLGRAAVRAVLAEAEAAAPASELAQSVLARFDASDVALVPGVIHRLPQARTQIASLASVVIGLAAGGDSRCLSLIANAAQELGEIGARAARRAGVAGGEVSLALAGGVLTHCEPLRDGVRRALLDGGVAVRGVEVVYDATLGGLLLAAAACDPQVHWRITPGSRK
- the murQ gene encoding N-acetylmuramic acid 6-phosphate etherase → MLQSLTTESRNPASTDLDSLSPLAIVRLINAEDARIAASIAEEELAIARAVEVVSERLEAGGRLFYFGAGTSGRLGVLDAAECPPTFNSDPNQVIGIIAGGPSALLKAVEGAEDSQALAIEDLKGHNVSVDDAVVGIATSGRTPYVIGGLSYARSRGAFTIALTCNRDAEVAMQADLVIAPIVGPEVLSGSTRMKAGTATKMVLNMISTGVMVQLGKTFGNLMVDVQQTNSKLAERARWIVSEATGLEADQAIKQLETCEGEVKTAIVAWQADLAPERARELLAAYGGHIGRALAAAAASESSNGKSH
- a CDS encoding sodium:solute symporter family transporter; this encodes MLAPELAPADYAVIVAYLGVMTIAGVWSGRSNRSEEGFFLGGRGLPWWALLASIVATETSAVTFLSLPGKTYATDGSFAFLQLALGYVIGRVIVAKFLLPEYFRGRIFTAYEVLQERFGPGVRLLASSVFLITRNLSDGLRLFLAALLLQAALGIGFTPCVLVIAGVTTAYAMFGGVSAVVYNDFFQFVVYMLGAMVVLGMLLAQTPDGATGLVEFAASTGRLRVFDPSWSLTAPDITLWSGLIGGAVLTIATHGADQMMVQRYLCARSERSAALALVLSGPLVLLQFALFLVIGVGLAQFYATHQVAYEVAAGDRVFLTYLVQELPTGLRGLLIAAVMAVVMSTLSSSLNSSAGVVVNDLMGDKLRRRGAAATMVAARGLTLAFAALQSTVAIVAYEGSLKSDVIDAVLAIAGFSTGLLLGLYVLGMLVGRARPLVGMIAFGGGLAVTCAAVFLSPLSWPWYCLVGSSSTLGIGLLLTGGRGHPLEEA
- the ggt gene encoding gamma-glutamyltransferase → MTSRRLVAATWGFIAVLISAAQCDAGRAVGDAWGVATVHPIATQAAEDVFREGGNALDAAVCAALTLGVVDNHNSGIGGGCLILVRTPDGEILAIDGRETAPAAASREMYFVDGVADTALSQTGPLAIATPGALAAYQLALDKCGSRPLARLLAPGARAAAEGFPIDRNYANSIRKYAAELLANAGPDDPRLHADHSPLRQGETLVQTDLANTYRKVAENGVDWFYRGPFASITDHWMKQHGGVMRAEDLANYQAKQREPIRSTYHGYTVVGFPPPSSGGIHIAQLLALMEPYDLRAISQKSPADGVHLVAEGMKLVFADRAYWLGDADFAEVPKGLIDPKYLEGLAAKISPDHATPVPRHGTPSGWSGDLFGRHTTHIAAADAKGYWVAITATVNTSFGSKVVIPGTGVVMNNEMDDFSIQPGVPNAFGLVGAANNAVEPGKRPLSSMTPTIVLNDAGAPVLTVGAAGGPKIITQVALAVLRTLGKGEPLEQAIASPRFHHQWLPDELGLEAGTPPEIRRALEAKGHKTYTLPTAGVTQAIGLDAQGRFIAVNDPRAAGKAAAQ
- a CDS encoding golvesin C-terminal-like domain-containing protein; protein product: MLLLPIAVALRAATPPGSQPHGGLAGKIVYLHGGHGYTADAPGRGDWGSQRPLLLGMIEDLGNKDQMDFLADYLWRSGATIAALRPVGHQPNEVVLDNADPAVTFHGDWSDGAGPIWFGGAGEGDPGVAPFRIAQTSPQETAYARYRPKIAEAGFYPVYCWTPVGDDRAADQLYRIHHAGGDTEVAVNHRRVGAGTVYLGTFYFEAGDGGYVDVSNRSDDAGKIVVADMIRFGNGRGDIDRGGGVSGLNREDEAGLYWVQWHADRAHGVPTTTYRELKSDRDATISLAPRYARFMNRAQDGAPSDRVFISFHSNASEGGAQRGVLGLYNGNGRASATTPNQFRLAELLAREVNDDLVAQAGRFEHDWFDRGKNVTLDRTDLEFGEINNEYGLDEFDATIIETGFHDNRQDAEMLRDPRVRDALARATYQGLLKYFAEVDGGNTNATALPPAPTGLCAAGLAAGEVTLSWAPPATSGSDTHGAKSAAWAGGPPTGYRVYASPNGYGFDVEADVRDGAATACTLAGLEPNRLTFFYVVATNAGGESSRSHVVACVPRGKGPRVLVVDGFDRNDRTLNPTQKALQGGDVERVWPRGGNTQDYVVPTAAALHAAGPDLAIDSASDDSVASGSLRLEGYAAAFWILGAESSDDQTLSEELQARLKQFLEQGGRLMVSGSEAAWDLDHLDHGRNFFRETLHAQYVADDAQSSEAKGVADSIFSGLELRFGANPLAYSPKSPDVLRPVAGGELALTYAGGQAGAGVTFNGTAGDGKVVLLGFPFETIAGADDRQAAMERVLRFFAVFGDR